A region of Nostoc sp. 'Peltigera membranacea cyanobiont' N6 DNA encodes the following proteins:
- a CDS encoding response regulator: MSEIKILVIEDHNLTRIGLRSALQTQPEFNIVGEAANAADGIKLLKSLKPDVATIDIGLPDMDGIELTRTFRQYQAENEDYTTKLLILTMQNSEQAVLAAFAAGADSYCMKDIETEKLVEAVQTTYAGSSWIDPAIADLVLQQIRQDFPDGNRGASGKRVLIEGIDPDTEKSIVSYPLTHREMDVLELIVAGCDNAEIAKRLYLTVGTVKTHVRGILNKLCVADRTQAAVRALRAGLVP; encoded by the coding sequence ATGAGTGAAATCAAAATCCTCGTGATTGAAGATCACAATCTGACGAGAATCGGTTTACGGTCTGCCTTGCAAACCCAGCCAGAGTTTAACATTGTTGGTGAAGCAGCCAACGCAGCCGACGGCATCAAGCTTCTGAAAAGTCTCAAGCCAGATGTTGCTACTATTGACATCGGTTTGCCTGACATGGATGGGATTGAGCTAACACGCACGTTTAGGCAGTATCAAGCAGAGAACGAAGACTACACAACAAAACTGCTAATCTTAACGATGCAGAATAGCGAACAAGCAGTTTTAGCAGCATTTGCAGCAGGTGCAGATTCTTATTGTATGAAGGATATCGAAACAGAGAAACTAGTAGAGGCTGTGCAAACAACTTATGCAGGTAGCTCATGGATCGATCCAGCGATCGCAGACCTTGTACTACAGCAAATACGTCAAGATTTCCCTGACGGTAACAGGGGAGCATCTGGAAAAAGAGTCTTGATTGAAGGTATTGACCCAGATACTGAGAAAAGTATAGTCAGCTATCCTTTAACTCACCGGGAGATGGATGTTTTAGAGTTAATTGTCGCTGGCTGTGACAATGCAGAAATTGCTAAAAGGCTCTATTTAACAGTCGGTACTGTCAAAACTCATGTTCGGGGTATTCTCAATAAACTCTGTGTTGCAGACCGGACACAGGCTGCTGTCCGTGCTTTGCGGGCTGGCTTAGTACCGTAA
- a CDS encoding NAD(P)H-quinone oxidoreductase subunit 4: MIADQFPWLTAIVLLPLVASLLIPVLPDKDGKRVRWYALGVGIADFALMCYAFWKHYDASSASFQMVENYAWMPQLGLNWAVSVDGLSAPLVLLAGFVTTLSIFSAWQVDRRPRLFYFLMLVLYSAQVGVFVAQDLLLFFIMWEVELIPVYLLVCIWGGQRRRYAATKFLLYTAAASIFILVAALAMGLYGGGDMTFDITALAKKEYPLGLQLLLYAGLLIAFGVKLAVFPMHTWLPDAHGEASSPVSMILAGVLLKMGGYGLIRLNLELLPDAHIYFAPVLAILGVVNIIYGALNSFAQTNMKRRLAYSSISHMGFVLLGIASFTDLGINGAMLQMISHGLIASVLFFLAGVTYDRTHTMVMKDMGGIGQAMPKVFALFTISAMASLALPGMSGFAGELSVFVGLTSSDVYSSTFCTVTVFLAAVGVILTPIYLLSMLREVFYGDGAALICDINNASSENQEDDGTVCFGTDCFVPEDAVYDDARPREIFIAACFLLMIIGIGFYPKMAMQMYDVKTVAVNANLRQSYAIVSQTNPQIFANRFLVPQISEVEVAPILGTVK, translated from the coding sequence ATGATAGCGGATCAATTTCCCTGGCTTACCGCGATTGTCTTGCTGCCACTCGTTGCCTCCCTGCTCATCCCTGTGCTACCTGATAAAGACGGCAAACGCGTGCGGTGGTATGCACTGGGTGTAGGTATTGCAGACTTTGCCCTGATGTGTTATGCCTTTTGGAAGCATTACGATGCCAGCAGTGCTAGTTTTCAAATGGTTGAAAATTATGCCTGGATGCCTCAGTTAGGTTTAAACTGGGCGGTATCAGTTGATGGACTTTCAGCGCCACTTGTGCTGCTAGCAGGATTTGTCACCACACTCTCGATTTTTTCAGCTTGGCAAGTCGATCGCCGCCCCCGCCTCTTCTATTTTTTAATGCTGGTGCTGTATTCAGCACAGGTAGGGGTATTTGTTGCTCAAGACTTGCTGCTATTTTTCATTATGTGGGAAGTAGAACTGATTCCCGTCTACTTACTAGTCTGCATTTGGGGTGGGCAAAGACGGCGTTATGCGGCTACGAAATTTTTGTTGTATACCGCAGCGGCTTCTATATTTATTTTGGTGGCAGCCCTGGCAATGGGGTTATATGGCGGCGGTGATATGACATTTGACATAACCGCCCTCGCCAAGAAGGAATATCCCCTTGGTCTACAACTGCTACTTTATGCAGGATTGTTGATTGCATTTGGTGTCAAACTTGCTGTTTTTCCGATGCATACTTGGTTGCCTGATGCACACGGCGAAGCATCTTCTCCTGTGTCGATGATTTTGGCTGGTGTATTGCTGAAGATGGGCGGATATGGACTAATTCGCCTGAACCTTGAGTTACTTCCCGATGCACACATTTACTTTGCGCCCGTTCTAGCAATTTTGGGTGTTGTCAACATTATCTATGGTGCATTAAACTCTTTTGCTCAGACGAATATGAAGCGGCGTTTGGCTTATTCGTCGATTTCTCACATGGGGTTTGTACTGCTTGGGATTGCATCCTTCACTGATTTGGGAATCAACGGCGCGATGTTGCAGATGATTTCGCATGGTTTGATTGCATCAGTGCTGTTTTTCTTGGCAGGTGTTACTTACGATCGCACCCACACAATGGTAATGAAAGATATGGGCGGTATTGGTCAAGCCATGCCCAAAGTCTTTGCCTTGTTCACAATCTCCGCGATGGCATCCCTAGCACTTCCCGGTATGAGTGGCTTTGCTGGCGAACTCTCGGTATTTGTTGGTTTAACAAGCAGTGATGTTTACAGTTCGACTTTCTGCACCGTAACTGTTTTTCTCGCCGCAGTTGGAGTTATTCTCACACCTATTTATTTACTTTCAATGCTGCGAGAGGTATTTTATGGTGACGGTGCAGCGCTCATCTGCGACATTAATAATGCAAGCTCAGAAAATCAAGAAGATGACGGAACAGTTTGTTTTGGTACAGACTGCTTTGTACCAGAAGATGCAGTCTACGACGATGCTAGACCCCGCGAGATATTTATCGCTGCCTGTTTTCTGCTGATGATTATTGGTATTGGTTTCTATCCCAAGATGGCGATGCAAATGTACGACGTGAAGACTGTGGCAGTAAATGCTAATCTTCGCCAGTCTTATGCCATAGTCTCGCAAACAAATCCCCAGATTTTTGCTAATCGATTCTTGGTTCCGCAAATTTCCGAGGTTGAGGTAGCGCCCATTTTGGGAACTGTGAAGTAA
- the thrB gene encoding homoserine kinase gives MSVVSTITVTVPATTANLGPGFDCIGAALKLYNEFKFTRIEEGGLTIHVTGTEAERVQTDESNLLYQAFIKFYQHIEQTPPAVKIEIKLGVPLARGLGSSATAIVGGLVAANQLEGATLSQSQVMELAIAIEGHPDNVVPALLGGCRLAATSGAGWEICDVPWHKDVVPVVAIPNFELSTSEARGVLPTEVSRADAIFNTAHLGLLLRGLETGNGQWLKTALQDKLHQPYRKALIPGYDALNIAVVSAGAYGMVISGAGPTLLALADKLHSKAVEAAMLAAWQEEGITAEVRSLSLDTQGAKSF, from the coding sequence ATGTCTGTTGTTTCTACCATCACTGTTACCGTTCCCGCCACAACTGCGAATTTGGGGCCAGGTTTTGATTGCATCGGTGCAGCTTTAAAGCTGTACAACGAGTTCAAGTTCACTCGCATAGAAGAGGGTGGACTAACTATTCATGTCACTGGTACTGAAGCTGAACGTGTCCAAACAGATGAGAGCAATCTCCTCTACCAAGCGTTTATCAAGTTCTATCAACATATAGAGCAAACGCCACCGGCTGTGAAAATAGAGATTAAGTTAGGCGTTCCTTTGGCGAGAGGTTTGGGTAGTTCGGCGACAGCAATTGTTGGTGGCTTGGTTGCTGCTAATCAACTTGAGGGTGCAACTCTGTCTCAGTCGCAGGTGATGGAGTTAGCGATCGCAATAGAAGGACATCCTGATAATGTAGTTCCAGCTTTGTTGGGAGGATGTCGTCTCGCTGCTACCAGTGGCGCAGGTTGGGAAATTTGTGATGTTCCCTGGCATAAAGATGTTGTACCAGTTGTGGCAATTCCTAATTTTGAACTTTCCACTTCAGAAGCACGCGGCGTTCTCCCCACTGAAGTAAGTCGCGCCGATGCGATTTTCAATACAGCACATTTGGGGTTATTGTTGCGCGGTTTGGAAACTGGGAACGGACAATGGTTAAAGACAGCTTTGCAAGATAAGTTACATCAGCCCTATCGTAAAGCTTTGATTCCTGGTTATGATGCTCTCAACATTGCAGTTGTTAGTGCTGGTGCTTATGGTATGGTGATTAGTGGTGCGGGGCCGACACTGTTAGCTTTGGCGGATAAATTACACTCAAAGGCTGTGGAGGCGGCAATGTTAGCTGCTTGGCAAGAAGAAGGAATTACAGCCGAGGTGCGATCGCTCTCTCTTGATACCCAAGGCGCAAAAAGCTTTTAA
- a CDS encoding plasmid mobilization protein — translation MTNQRTNRKVKLQVWLTEEEHELLQQVATTTGQGMSSYVRSTVLKAIKADLGASVDTINNQ, via the coding sequence ATGACTAATCAGAGAACCAACCGCAAAGTTAAGTTACAGGTCTGGTTAACCGAGGAAGAACATGAGCTACTACAGCAGGTTGCCACTACAACAGGCCAGGGGATGTCTAGCTATGTCCGGTCTACTGTCCTGAAGGCGATCAAGGCTGACTTAGGGGCATCGGTGGATACCATCAATAACCAATAA
- a CDS encoding plasmid mobilization protein → MTRNLKINIRANEQEVAKIKQLAAIAGYSQSEYIRLAALGFPVQPQVTQ, encoded by the coding sequence ATGACTAGAAACCTAAAGATAAACATCCGGGCTAATGAACAGGAAGTGGCAAAGATAAAACAGCTTGCGGCGATCGCTGGATACTCTCAGTCTGAATATATCCGACTAGCGGCTTTAGGCTTCCCCGTGCAACCTCAAGTAACCCAGTAA
- a CDS encoding VapE domain-containing protein produces the protein MSHFNSDTSNKSTFGGFNDDDSAPKADQVLKMLRAVNILDLADNKPGSSRFDNKDYHDQVQAKRAAVKFIENAKDKPQAFWQVFEAVYGWIKYDEWLQKYHLNGAEISFNKLMCELENVLEISRKGQSEFLSSRRRDFQERKAFNPVKEYLQKVALKYPVIDADDEVISIDALEAIIDEPQSDYVPVHPQVMPEWGQLAKILFGVDDALSQKMLECWLRGAVARAVNPGCKMDNVLILKSAQGKAKTTFFEILGDAYFIQSSDPTSVETTRLLQKGWICELGELEGITRKSDVELFKHFITKRKDDLRVMHTEDIPERPRHVVFGGTCNSNEILKDTTGNRRFMVVPVIQKIPAKWLKENRDRIWASAYHSYMFYKNHENSHDLEWWFTDEIENIENTRYP, from the coding sequence ATGTCTCATTTTAACTCAGATACAAGTAATAAGTCAACCTTTGGCGGATTCAATGATGATGACAGCGCACCGAAGGCGGATCAAGTTTTAAAGATGTTGCGTGCGGTCAATATATTAGATTTAGCGGATAATAAGCCAGGGTCATCTAGATTTGATAACAAAGATTACCATGATCAGGTACAGGCCAAGAGAGCGGCTGTTAAGTTTATCGAGAATGCTAAGGATAAGCCACAGGCTTTCTGGCAGGTATTTGAGGCTGTTTATGGGTGGATTAAATATGATGAATGGTTACAAAAGTACCATTTAAATGGTGCTGAGATTTCATTTAACAAGCTGATGTGCGAGTTAGAGAATGTGTTGGAGATATCCAGAAAGGGGCAATCTGAGTTCCTATCAAGTCGCAGAAGGGATTTCCAAGAAAGGAAAGCATTCAACCCAGTCAAAGAATACCTTCAAAAGGTTGCATTGAAGTACCCAGTAATAGATGCGGATGATGAGGTTATCAGCATAGATGCTCTAGAAGCCATCATAGATGAACCCCAATCGGATTATGTACCAGTACACCCCCAGGTAATGCCGGAGTGGGGGCAGTTAGCTAAAATACTGTTTGGTGTAGATGATGCGCTATCCCAAAAGATGCTTGAGTGCTGGTTAAGGGGGGCTGTAGCAAGGGCAGTTAACCCCGGATGTAAGATGGATAATGTTCTGATTCTGAAGTCAGCGCAGGGTAAAGCCAAGACAACATTCTTTGAGATTTTAGGCGATGCTTATTTTATCCAGAGTTCTGACCCGACATCGGTTGAGACTACCCGACTACTTCAGAAAGGCTGGATTTGTGAACTAGGGGAACTAGAGGGGATTACCAGAAAGTCTGATGTAGAACTGTTCAAGCATTTTATAACCAAGCGGAAAGATGATCTCCGGGTTATGCATACAGAGGACATACCAGAGCGACCTCGCCATGTGGTCTTTGGAGGTACTTGTAACTCTAATGAAATACTGAAGGACACCACAGGTAACAGAAGGTTTATGGTAGTCCCGGTTATCCAGAAGATTCCCGCCAAGTGGTTAAAGGAGAACCGCGATCGCATCTGGGCATCCGCGTATCATTCCTATATGTTCTACAAAAACCATGAAAACTCTCATGATTTAGAGTGGTGGTTTACTGATGAAATTGAGAACATCGAGAACACCCGGTATCCCTAA
- a CDS encoding site-specific integrase, whose protein sequence is MGTAKPARTTRGNVGVEEFRGKFRLRLPRSITPLGKQVIISTGLDATELNRRRVDSIANWIEEEIITGQLDPTLERYKEKLESYRKPQLYIVKPNTPQTDIMGLWEQYCIYMKPQLASTTYRRDYARKYTNHIKALPTKDLSQAIAIRDYLLYQLTPNAAKRVLTYLAACCKWAMGSGLAKDNPFAGMSEDIKLPKHDSDAIDPFSRVEMNIIIKAFEDTRPHYAPFVKFLFWTGCRTGEAIAIQWQHINSDCTQITFSESYDSQLNIRKGTKTGKARKFPCNSQVRELLLSIRPPNPGPEESVFTSPTGGIISNTRFSTQVWKGGRTSKKNYRGVLQGLLEEGKIERYRCPYNTRHTFITLMLAEGLTVSTVAKLVGNSPEIILKHYAGNTVPLSLPEL, encoded by the coding sequence ATGGGGACAGCCAAGCCAGCTAGGACAACTAGGGGTAATGTAGGGGTCGAAGAGTTCCGAGGTAAGTTTAGGCTGAGATTGCCGAGGTCTATAACACCTCTGGGTAAACAGGTAATCATCAGTACTGGTTTAGATGCCACTGAGCTTAATCGCCGCCGAGTAGACTCAATAGCCAACTGGATAGAAGAAGAGATAATCACAGGACAGCTTGATCCAACCTTGGAGCGCTATAAAGAGAAACTAGAGAGCTACAGAAAACCCCAGTTGTACATAGTTAAGCCCAATACACCGCAGACAGACATCATGGGGTTATGGGAGCAATACTGTATATATATGAAACCGCAGTTAGCCTCTACTACATATAGGCGCGATTATGCCAGAAAGTACACAAATCACATCAAGGCGCTACCTACTAAAGACTTGAGTCAGGCGATCGCTATCAGAGATTATTTATTATACCAGTTAACCCCTAATGCAGCCAAGCGAGTATTGACCTATCTAGCCGCCTGTTGTAAATGGGCTATGGGGTCGGGTCTGGCAAAGGATAACCCATTTGCCGGGATGTCTGAAGACATTAAGCTACCTAAGCATGATTCAGATGCCATTGACCCATTCAGTAGGGTAGAAATGAATATCATTATCAAAGCATTTGAGGATACCAGACCACACTATGCGCCCTTTGTTAAGTTCCTATTCTGGACTGGTTGCAGGACTGGGGAAGCGATCGCTATCCAATGGCAACATATCAACTCTGATTGCACTCAGATCACATTCTCAGAATCCTATGACAGCCAGCTAAATATCAGGAAAGGGACTAAGACAGGCAAGGCTCGGAAGTTCCCATGTAACAGCCAAGTCAGAGAACTATTACTATCCATTAGGCCCCCTAATCCTGGCCCAGAAGAATCAGTATTTACCAGTCCTACTGGGGGAATAATCAGTAATACCCGGTTCTCTACTCAGGTCTGGAAGGGGGGCAGGACAAGTAAGAAGAACTACAGAGGAGTACTTCAGGGACTACTGGAGGAAGGCAAAATCGAGCGCTACAGATGCCCATATAACACTAGGCATACATTTATTACATTGATGTTGGCTGAGGGTCTAACAGTCTCCACAGTAGCCAAGTTAGTTGGTAATAGCCCAGAGATCATCCTGAAGCACTATGCGGGTAATACAGTACCTTTGAGCCTACCGGAGTTATAG
- a CDS encoding RNA-guided endonuclease InsQ/TnpB family protein has translation MLHKVVQVRLYPSLEQQTQLAQTFGCARWWWNYALNKSIENYLETGKGLGRAALNAFLPALKKAEETVWLADCYSQVLQATTLNLTRAYKNFFEKRAGFPKFKSKHGKQSIQYPQNVKIVDGFVLLPGNIGIVKAKIHRTIEGKIKTVTVSKTPSGKYLASILTELDDENPVISEGKIYGIDLGLKHFAVVTDGEKVSKYDNPKHLAKHEKNLKRKQKKLARKQKGSNSRNRYRKVVAKVYERVSNSRQDFLHKLSYKLVSVSQAVIVENLHVKGMVRNHKLAKSISDCGWGTFTNFLAYKLERRGGKLIEIDRWFSSSKLCSNCFYQIGEMPLDVREWTCPHCNTHHDRDANAAQNIRAEGIRMIKAEGSAVSAVGGEVSHTLGRKSKFRHSPVITEAPTSTGLGKLG, from the coding sequence GTGTTACACAAGGTTGTACAAGTCCGTTTATATCCGTCACTTGAGCAACAAACACAACTGGCTCAAACTTTTGGGTGTGCTAGATGGTGGTGGAATTATGCTCTAAATAAATCTATTGAGAATTACTTGGAGACGGGTAAGGGACTTGGCCGTGCTGCACTCAACGCATTTCTTCCTGCACTCAAAAAGGCAGAAGAGACTGTGTGGTTAGCTGATTGTTATAGCCAAGTTTTACAAGCTACAACACTTAATCTAACTAGGGCGTACAAAAACTTTTTTGAGAAACGTGCTGGATTTCCTAAGTTCAAATCCAAACATGGTAAACAGTCTATCCAGTATCCTCAAAACGTCAAGATTGTAGATGGCTTTGTTTTACTTCCTGGCAATATTGGAATAGTCAAAGCCAAAATACACAGGACTATTGAGGGGAAAATTAAAACTGTTACTGTAAGCAAAACGCCTTCTGGCAAATACCTTGCATCTATCCTGACTGAGTTAGATGATGAAAATCCGGTTATTTCAGAAGGTAAAATATATGGTATCGATTTGGGGCTAAAACACTTCGCTGTCGTCACTGACGGCGAAAAGGTTTCCAAGTACGATAATCCCAAGCATCTTGCCAAACACGAGAAAAACCTCAAACGTAAGCAGAAAAAATTAGCACGTAAACAAAAAGGAAGTAATTCAAGAAATAGGTATAGAAAAGTTGTTGCCAAGGTGTACGAACGAGTTAGTAATTCGCGGCAAGATTTTCTACATAAACTTAGTTACAAGTTGGTCAGCGTAAGCCAAGCTGTCATAGTAGAAAATCTTCATGTTAAAGGCATGGTTCGTAATCACAAGTTGGCGAAATCAATATCTGATTGTGGCTGGGGAACATTCACCAACTTTTTAGCCTATAAGCTAGAACGCAGAGGTGGAAAGTTGATTGAAATTGATAGGTGGTTCTCCAGTTCAAAACTTTGCTCTAATTGTTTTTATCAGATTGGTGAGATGCCGTTGGATGTCCGTGAATGGACTTGCCCTCATTGCAATACTCATCACGATCGGGACGCGAACGCCGCGCAGAATATTAGAGCAGAGGGTATCAGAATGATAAAGGCGGAAGGTTCAGCCGTCTCTGCTGTAGGAGGGGAGGTAAGTCATACTCTTGGGCGAAAGTCTAAGTTTAGGCACTCCCCTGTGATTACAGAAGCCCCAACTTCAACCGGACTCGGTAAGTTGGGGTAG
- a CDS encoding NAD(P)H-quinone oxidoreductase subunit 4 yields MNAIEFPWLTAIILLPLVAALAIPLIPDKEGRTVRWYGLGVAIADFALMIYAFWYKYDFQSSRLQFVENYPWIPQLGLHWAVGVDGLSMPLLLLTGLINTLAIFAAWKVTTKPRLFYGLMLAMYSAQLGVFVAQDLLLFFLMWEIELVPVYLLISIWGGQNRRYAATKFILYTAAASIFILIAGFAMAFSGDTVTFDMATLGMKEYPKTLELLVYAGFLIAFGVKLPIFPLHTWLPDAHGEASAPGSMILAGVLLKMGGYALIRFNVEMLPNAHVTFAPVLVILGVVNIVYGACCAFAQTNLKRRLAYSSIAHMGFVLIGIASYTELGISGAVLQMVSHGLIAASLFFLSGVTYDRTHTLMMDKMGGMAKVMPKTFALFTIGSMASLALPGMSGFVGELMVFLGIATSDVYSSSFKIVVVLLSAVGVILTPIYLLSMLRQVFYGDQSQELHLDAVISDVKPREIFITACLLLPIIGIGFYPKLATQTYDVKAVELAAHAREVLPVVAHQQPSSLYSQIFTTPTLANSQVESSINISE; encoded by the coding sequence ATGAATGCTATTGAATTTCCCTGGTTAACAGCCATAATCCTCTTACCCTTGGTGGCTGCCTTAGCCATCCCCCTGATCCCAGACAAAGAAGGTAGAACTGTTCGTTGGTATGGTCTGGGAGTTGCGATCGCTGACTTTGCACTGATGATTTATGCCTTTTGGTATAAGTACGACTTTCAGAGTTCAAGACTCCAATTTGTAGAAAACTATCCTTGGATACCGCAATTAGGTTTGCATTGGGCTGTGGGGGTTGACGGTTTATCGATGCCCTTACTGCTTCTAACAGGCTTAATAAATACTCTCGCAATATTCGCGGCTTGGAAAGTTACCACCAAGCCGCGATTATTTTATGGTTTGATGCTAGCGATGTACAGCGCCCAGCTTGGCGTATTTGTCGCCCAAGATTTGCTGCTGTTCTTCCTAATGTGGGAAATCGAGTTAGTGCCGGTTTACCTGCTGATTTCCATCTGGGGAGGACAAAATCGCCGTTATGCAGCTACTAAATTCATTCTTTACACCGCCGCCGCATCAATATTTATCTTGATTGCCGGTTTTGCAATGGCATTCTCTGGAGATACCGTCACCTTCGACATGGCGACTCTGGGAATGAAAGAATACCCCAAAACCTTGGAATTGTTGGTTTATGCAGGTTTCTTAATTGCCTTCGGTGTGAAGTTACCCATTTTCCCCTTACACACTTGGCTACCTGATGCCCACGGTGAAGCATCTGCGCCCGGTTCGATGATTTTGGCTGGTGTGTTATTAAAAATGGGTGGTTATGCCCTCATCCGCTTTAATGTGGAAATGTTGCCCAATGCCCATGTGACTTTTGCCCCGGTGCTGGTGATTTTGGGTGTGGTTAACATTGTCTACGGTGCTTGCTGTGCCTTTGCTCAAACCAATCTCAAACGGCGCTTGGCTTACTCTTCAATTGCCCACATGGGGTTTGTGCTGATTGGCATTGCCTCTTACACAGAATTAGGTATCAGCGGTGCAGTGTTACAGATGGTTTCCCACGGGTTGATTGCTGCTAGCTTGTTCTTCTTGTCTGGCGTGACTTACGATCGCACCCACACCTTGATGATGGATAAAATGGGCGGAATGGCCAAGGTAATGCCTAAAACCTTTGCTCTGTTTACCATCGGTTCAATGGCTTCTCTCGCCTTACCCGGAATGAGTGGTTTTGTAGGTGAGTTGATGGTATTTCTCGGTATTGCCACCAGTGATGTTTACAGTTCCAGCTTCAAGATTGTAGTAGTGCTGCTGTCAGCAGTAGGCGTGATTTTGACACCGATTTATTTACTATCGATGCTGCGTCAAGTATTCTATGGCGACCAAAGTCAAGAGTTGCACTTGGATGCTGTAATATCTGATGTTAAACCCCGCGAAATATTTATTACCGCTTGTTTGTTGTTGCCAATCATCGGAATTGGTTTCTATCCCAAATTAGCAACGCAGACTTATGATGTGAAGGCAGTAGAATTAGCCGCCCATGCTCGTGAAGTTTTACCAGTTGTTGCTCATCAGCAGCCGTCAAGTCTGTACTCGCAGATTTTTACAACACCAACATTGGCTAATTCTCAAGTTGAAAGTTCGATTAACATTTCTGAGTAA
- a CDS encoding CVNH domain-containing protein → MRIASRIKTSVPPAYNAWATGQFSQTCKNISVNGSTLTASCQKADGRTPSTISIYLNPHIANLDGTLDWDGDKFALTCNNIGLAGASRLRAECKTSDGDTLGTYINLDEHVTNIDGTLKFE, encoded by the coding sequence ATTCGCATAGCATCTCGGATAAAAACGTCGGTTCCTCCTGCCTATAACGCTTGGGCAACTGGTCAATTCTCTCAAACTTGTAAAAATATTAGTGTTAATGGCTCAACCTTAACAGCTAGTTGCCAAAAAGCCGATGGACGTACTCCTTCTACAATTTCCATTTACTTAAATCCACATATCGCCAATCTTGATGGAACATTAGACTGGGATGGAGATAAATTTGCTCTGACCTGCAACAATATTGGTTTAGCTGGTGCTAGCAGACTCCGTGCTGAATGCAAGACATCTGACGGAGATACTCTAGGAACATACATTAATCTTGATGAACACGTTACTAATATTGACGGAACTCTCAAATTTGAATAA